Proteins encoded within one genomic window of Saccharopolyspora pogona:
- a CDS encoding AfsR/SARP family transcriptional regulator — translation MLGPVELLRSDGRTAAIGAAKRRNVLAALAIGLNRVVSVDRLMDIAWNGDPPPTARASLQGHIVQLRKDLGNGLKLVTRFPGDLLLAPRSLLDVTRFEDLIADARDASDEEAVDLLRAALALRRGPALADVEAEGLRRDASDRLDESVVTAVHELARRLNRLGRAVEAIDQLREAVAMRPLREPLVELLVLSLHQAGRQVGNPGHIRGNSIA, via the coding sequence TTGCTGGGCCCGGTTGAATTGCTGCGGTCGGACGGCAGGACGGCGGCCATCGGTGCCGCCAAACGGCGCAATGTCCTTGCCGCACTGGCAATCGGCCTCAATCGTGTCGTCTCCGTTGACCGGCTGATGGACATCGCCTGGAACGGCGATCCACCGCCCACGGCCAGGGCCTCGCTGCAAGGCCACATCGTCCAGCTGCGCAAGGACCTCGGCAACGGCCTGAAACTCGTCACCCGTTTCCCCGGCGACCTGCTGCTCGCGCCCCGCTCGCTGCTCGACGTGACGCGGTTCGAGGACCTGATCGCGGACGCCAGGGACGCGTCCGACGAGGAGGCCGTCGACCTGTTGCGCGCCGCGCTGGCCCTGCGCCGCGGCCCTGCCCTGGCCGACGTCGAGGCGGAGGGCCTGCGTCGCGACGCCTCGGACCGGCTGGACGAGTCGGTGGTCACCGCGGTGCACGAGCTGGCCCGGCGGCTGAACCGGCTCGGTCGCGCCGTCGAGGCGATCGACCAGCTCCGGGAGGCCGTCGCGATGCGGCCGCTGCGCGAGCCCCTGGTGGAGCTGCTGGTGCTGAGCCTGCACCAGGCCGGTCGGCAGGTTGGGAACCCCGGGCACATCCGCGGGAACTCGATCGCGTAA
- a CDS encoding PPE domain-containing protein, with translation MTQKTTGPDADFALTETQNWASRSHRELYEAVHAGNDPGRVGQLADEWNRLSRELAESATSMGERLRATEAGWEGEAADAARSAIQQLADWNHDAGTTAGALAERIAVQGRIMETARAEMPEPVGGGEELNAVAFVTYSTGNLEAFKQACVDLKAHRDRSDSAHQQAVQVMTWMEDQSRNIDGDTPKFTRPPDPIGNDEPVHRTKQILGERAKLEPKNVGRAPEAPDSTLPNSAPGDVVATQRLTATVPVEPPPGDVLATQRLTANVPLDPTPFQPPNPSGTGPMDAPTTSFPAPPLGGPASFDGPTQSLRPPAIPPIPPLGDYPPNSTTPQGINGVHPQGNLPPLGDDRQYQPRPFQGPDGPYPTGPRVNPGPGDPRGGWRGPTPPIPGTGGGPGGPVTPGTGPGGGSGPGGGPGFRGGPVGLPGAGGGSGVGPGGTSGVGSGGGSGTGRGPDGGFGGRGASAMPGQSGNAGAPGMGSMGGRRGQNEGQEKERTSKYVEGGPVVEVPGADLPPPVIGEGKRKKQQDQR, from the coding sequence ATGACGCAGAAGACCACTGGGCCGGACGCCGACTTCGCGTTGACCGAGACGCAGAACTGGGCCTCGCGCAGCCACCGCGAGCTCTACGAGGCGGTGCACGCCGGCAACGATCCCGGTCGCGTCGGCCAGCTGGCCGATGAGTGGAACCGGCTGAGCCGCGAGCTGGCCGAATCCGCTACGAGCATGGGTGAGCGGCTGCGGGCCACCGAAGCGGGCTGGGAGGGCGAGGCCGCCGACGCGGCGCGGTCGGCGATCCAGCAGCTGGCCGACTGGAACCACGACGCGGGCACGACCGCGGGCGCGCTGGCGGAGCGGATCGCGGTGCAGGGGCGGATCATGGAAACCGCCAGGGCCGAGATGCCCGAGCCGGTCGGGGGCGGCGAGGAGCTCAACGCGGTGGCGTTCGTGACCTACAGCACCGGCAACTTGGAGGCCTTCAAGCAGGCCTGCGTCGACTTGAAGGCCCACCGCGACCGATCCGACTCCGCCCACCAGCAGGCGGTCCAGGTGATGACCTGGATGGAGGACCAGTCCCGCAACATCGACGGCGACACCCCGAAGTTCACTCGCCCGCCGGACCCGATCGGGAACGACGAGCCGGTGCACCGGACGAAGCAGATCCTGGGCGAGCGCGCCAAGTTGGAGCCCAAGAACGTGGGGAGGGCTCCGGAAGCGCCGGACTCGACCCTCCCGAACTCGGCGCCGGGCGACGTCGTGGCAACCCAGCGCCTGACCGCGACGGTGCCGGTCGAGCCGCCGCCGGGCGACGTCTTGGCAACCCAGCGCCTGACCGCGAACGTGCCGCTCGACCCGACGCCGTTCCAGCCGCCGAACCCCAGCGGTACCGGGCCGATGGATGCGCCGACGACGTCCTTCCCGGCCCCGCCGCTGGGCGGCCCCGCATCGTTCGATGGCCCGACGCAGTCGTTGCGGCCACCGGCCATTCCGCCAATTCCGCCCCTCGGGGACTACCCGCCCAACTCCACGACTCCCCAGGGCATTAACGGCGTCCACCCGCAGGGCAACCTGCCTCCGCTCGGCGACGATCGGCAGTACCAGCCGCGGCCGTTCCAGGGGCCGGACGGCCCCTACCCGACCGGGCCGCGCGTGAACCCCGGACCCGGCGATCCGCGCGGCGGGTGGCGCGGGCCGACCCCGCCGATCCCCGGCACCGGTGGCGGCCCGGGCGGACCCGTCACGCCTGGCACGGGCCCCGGCGGCGGTTCCGGCCCCGGCGGTGGCCCGGGCTTTCGCGGCGGACCGGTCGGCCTGCCGGGTGCGGGCGGCGGTTCCGGTGTGGGCCCGGGCGGAACGTCGGGCGTGGGCTCCGGCGGCGGGTCGGGCACCGGCCGCGGTCCCGACGGCGGGTTCGGCGGTCGCGGAGCCTCAGCCATGCCCGGTCAGTCCGGCAATGCGGGCGCCCCCGGGATGGGGTCTATGGGCGGCCGGCGCGGCCAGAACGAAGGCCAGGAGAAGGAACGCACCAGCAAGTACGTCGAGGGCGGCCCGGTGGTCGAGGTGCCTGGCGCCGACCTGCCGCCGCCGGTGATCGGCGAGGGCAAGCGGAAGAAGCAGCAGGACCAGCGATGA
- a CDS encoding ESX secretion-associated protein EspG: MTATTAPDFVLSAAEFDLVHGALGLGRVPFPLEVPSLGATMEERAELAADAFRSLSGRGYATGDQLDPRLADLLRLLGENDTSVDVMGHIGGPVQALAAVAGRTGVLAQLVANELWLTEIRPTSLAMSAVSVLPPAEPGPMRSLSLRGEQLTSALEEDEDDPFGGDYDDETALARAGLSAQDAARLAELANTRCAGGQFGVTHRSARASTLVTWFDTPQGRYLMVSQDSWLSISPADNRRIERRLAEVLSKLD; the protein is encoded by the coding sequence ATGACCGCGACAACAGCGCCGGACTTCGTGTTGTCCGCCGCCGAATTCGACCTCGTCCACGGCGCGCTCGGGCTGGGCCGCGTCCCGTTCCCGCTGGAGGTGCCGAGCCTCGGCGCGACGATGGAGGAGCGCGCCGAGCTCGCCGCCGATGCGTTCCGGTCGCTGTCCGGCCGCGGGTACGCGACGGGCGACCAACTCGACCCGCGGCTGGCGGATCTGCTGCGGTTGCTCGGCGAGAACGACACCTCGGTCGACGTGATGGGCCACATCGGGGGCCCGGTGCAGGCACTGGCCGCCGTCGCTGGGCGCACCGGCGTGCTCGCGCAGCTGGTCGCGAACGAGCTGTGGTTGACTGAGATCCGCCCGACCTCGTTGGCGATGTCGGCCGTGAGCGTGCTGCCGCCCGCCGAACCCGGACCGATGCGGTCACTGTCCCTGCGCGGGGAGCAGCTGACCAGCGCGCTCGAAGAGGACGAGGACGACCCGTTCGGCGGGGACTACGACGACGAGACAGCGCTGGCCAGGGCCGGTCTGTCCGCGCAGGACGCCGCGAGGCTGGCCGAGCTGGCGAACACCCGCTGCGCCGGTGGGCAGTTCGGCGTCACGCACCGGTCGGCGCGGGCGTCGACGCTGGTCACCTGGTTCGACACGCCCCAGGGCCGTTACCTGATGGTCAGCCAGGATTCCTGGCTCAGCATCAGCCCGGCCGACAACCGGCGCATCGAGCGCCGACTGGCCGAAGTCCTGTCCAAGCTGGACTGA
- a CDS encoding type VII secretion target: MTFEVVAEDLTAHAGHLDGLTDRMDTAISAAEAVSMSDEAYGLLCSFLPPIINPMEQEGMDALKAAKEGISVTADNVRQTSKAYQETDEAGADNFSQFDEAVRVKESAVALREPVGETTGFSRASSPVESTAAYRPMEHGEPAAASYRPMERGEPASYTASYTPAERGEPASYTASYTPAERGEPASYTASYTPAERGEPASYTASYTPAERGEPASYTASYTPAERGEPASYTASHAPAERGEPASYTASHAPAERGEPASYTASYTPAEQGEPASYRQAEQVEPFATYRRSFESG, encoded by the coding sequence ATGACGTTCGAGGTCGTCGCCGAGGATCTGACCGCGCACGCCGGACACCTGGATGGCTTGACCGACCGAATGGACACCGCGATCTCGGCTGCCGAGGCCGTGAGCATGTCCGACGAAGCGTACGGACTCCTGTGCTCGTTCCTGCCGCCCATCATCAACCCGATGGAGCAGGAGGGCATGGACGCGTTGAAGGCCGCGAAGGAAGGCATCAGCGTCACGGCGGACAACGTGCGCCAGACGTCCAAGGCGTACCAGGAAACCGACGAAGCGGGTGCGGACAACTTCTCGCAGTTCGACGAGGCCGTCCGGGTGAAGGAATCGGCAGTCGCGCTGCGCGAGCCGGTTGGTGAGACCACGGGGTTCAGCCGCGCGTCGTCGCCTGTGGAGTCAACGGCGGCCTATCGCCCGATGGAGCACGGTGAGCCGGCGGCGGCGTCCTACCGCCCGATGGAGCGGGGTGAGCCGGCGTCGTACACGGCGTCGTATACCCCGGCTGAGCGGGGTGAGCCGGCGTCGTACACGGCGTCGTATACCCCGGCTGAGCGGGGTGAGCCGGCGTCGTACACGGCGTCGTATACCCCGGCTGAGCGGGGTGAGCCGGCGTCGTACACGGCGTCGTATACCCCGGCTGAGCGGGGTGAGCCGGCGTCGTACACGGCGTCGTATACCCCGGCTGAGCGGGGTGAGCCGGCGTCGTACACGGCGTCGCACGCCCCGGCTGAGCGGGGTGAGCCGGCGTCGTACACGGCGTCGCACGCCCCGGCTGAGCGGGGTGAGCCGGCGTCGTACACGGCGTCGTATACCCCGGCCGAGCAGGGTGAGCCGGCGTCGTATCGCCAGGCGGAGCAGGTCGAGCCGTTCGCGACATACCGTAGGTCGTTCGAATCCGGTTGA
- a CDS encoding YbaB/EbfC family nucleoid-associated protein: MPGESRGGFAAIGADPDEAEQRIQEWAQGFADKARRYQEMQAETEQLRLTAASPDGRIKVTVRADGSVTDLEFTDKVRTMAPSELAAQILSTMHRAQSDIASRVGETMSAHLGDEDPQTRSMMLDNLRERFPEQPEDQEPEQPETSSKWQLPADEETPKPPPAPPAAGPTPPAAPPKRPRFEDEDDDFGPDFDPLRD, encoded by the coding sequence ATGCCGGGCGAGAGCCGGGGTGGGTTCGCTGCGATCGGGGCCGACCCCGACGAGGCCGAGCAGCGGATCCAGGAGTGGGCGCAGGGTTTTGCCGACAAGGCCCGGCGCTACCAGGAAATGCAGGCGGAGACCGAGCAGTTGCGGCTGACCGCGGCGAGCCCGGACGGCCGCATCAAGGTGACGGTCCGCGCCGACGGCAGCGTCACGGACCTGGAGTTCACCGACAAGGTCCGCACGATGGCGCCGTCCGAGCTCGCCGCGCAAATCCTGTCCACGATGCACCGTGCGCAGTCCGACATCGCGAGCCGGGTCGGCGAGACGATGTCCGCGCATCTCGGGGACGAGGACCCGCAGACGCGCTCGATGATGTTGGACAACCTGCGCGAGCGGTTCCCCGAGCAGCCCGAGGACCAGGAGCCAGAGCAGCCGGAAACCTCGTCGAAGTGGCAACTCCCGGCCGACGAGGAAACCCCGAAGCCGCCGCCCGCGCCCCCGGCTGCCGGGCCGACGCCGCCTGCGGCACCGCCGAAGCGGCCCCGCTTCGAAGACGAGGACGACGACTTCGGCCCCGACTTCGACCCGCTGCGGGACTGA
- a CDS encoding DUF6531 domain-containing protein yields the protein MTNPLVAERQDSTQAFSGVPILESVNDTKQAIESGDWASGVLGVAGTAMDAVSMAMDPFGSILAAGVGWLMEHIGPLSDALDALTGDADEIKAHSETWQNIATELGEINTEMANLVNSDTAGWTGEAADAYRARSEDTAKLIEAAQNAAEGASGGISTAGEVVATVRTLVRDIIAELVGRLISWALQVLATLGIAMAWVVPQVVTTVAKTVAKIADITTKLIKAMKALSPLLKKLGTSFGDAKKALNKIKSNDGKADGPNSPAPTKPSSADGPRPKSPDNGPASTKPSSDDGSTSKPTPDSGPAPTKPSSAGPGSSAPDTPTKPSDSNGGSSPTMPSNSKPNGSSNKPGNPRDRSILGEDICTGGSEPVDLATGHVVMTEIDLEIQGPLSLVLKRMYISSYRAGRWFGPSWTSTLDQRLEVDSENVCYFSPDGMILVYPLPAADSEVLPIEGPRWPLSVRDGGGYSLEKPQQEEILHFGPLGERDRVLPLLAVEDAGGRRIDIEHHRFGPPKAIRHSDGYRVEIDSARERVTAVRVVDPENDLNVLVMRYGYDDRGRLSEVVNSSGKALLFQYDSAGRLTEWQDRNGFWFRYIYDEHGRCVRTVGDKGFFDSTFAYDGSITRYTDSLGGIKEFEFNDAKQLVRESDALGNTTLSTWDRYDRLLYRTDPLGRTTYYQYDSLGKPRWIARPDGSIVRLYLADDGTVESIEVKGGERAWTRAYDDEALDPFSGKVGVAPQLSVESIRSGRAETTEPELNEPDPRLLDLFGRPRETTTPAGGRIQLGWTVEGRRSWRVDSLGNRVQWGYDPEGNQIAQTDEMGGVTATEYGPFEVELASLDQTGARTTRTYDTERRLTSVTNPQGQTWRYVYDLAGRVIEEHDFDGRVLRYVYDLAGQLVRSVNGAGEETEYVYDALGNLIEWRAPSGVTEYAFSPVGHLIRATNDDAVLEFERDDQGRITAETINGRSVTFDYDSQHGVIRRQTPSGVASAWNYDAAGRPTGLSFAGHSLNFGYDAAGQQINRSVDGAVTLVQSYDGEQRLTSQVVAGRSGQHVLRRRFLYRPDGKLIGTDDGLSGSIRYQIDPSGRVVEVIAPDRRESYRYDGSGNVVASNGLNDAETGPRRYAGNSLIAAGAVTFQHDAQGRLVLRADNAGRNWRYAWDSYDRLVAVTTSEGVVWRYRYDPVGRRIAKQRLTPDMSAVAEQTDFTWDGGTLIEQVHTDANGRRTVTTWAHHPDDDAPVAQLERGAGAPERFHSVITDPVGTTTDLVDPSGILTWHGRNSLWGRELPAQPTAASTPLRFPGQYADLETGLNYNVYRYYNPATGRYLSQDPLGLAPAPNPVAYVSNPHSAKDPLGLMPKKGGGKNTQGQQGQAATSGSKDKTGRKHGAPNTPETGNNGQGPSNQGGSNTDPPETKALEQKPVGTYDVNGKKYNVEVEAHQNKHQRTNITGMDNTNVKSSGANKFPENIGDQAHKDYFGKNAAEIADLKRQEKLQAYKDGGTDDARFEAKRERDQAWHDLRSGEKSYAEYKAANDRYQDAARKDEAAYKDLDKISHDGFRRPDGSIYEGANPAQSVDGVRYQVSGDFSGGSNDVSYHCYPGTKKQSVWDNQYGDMFKKF from the coding sequence GTGACGAATCCGTTGGTCGCTGAGCGACAGGACTCGACGCAGGCGTTCAGCGGTGTGCCGATCCTGGAGTCGGTGAACGACACGAAGCAGGCCATCGAGAGCGGTGACTGGGCTTCCGGTGTGCTCGGCGTGGCGGGCACAGCGATGGACGCGGTCAGCATGGCGATGGACCCCTTCGGCTCGATCCTCGCCGCCGGGGTCGGCTGGCTCATGGAGCACATCGGCCCGTTGTCCGACGCGCTTGACGCCCTGACCGGCGACGCCGACGAGATCAAGGCCCACTCGGAAACCTGGCAGAACATCGCCACCGAACTGGGTGAGATCAACACCGAGATGGCCAACCTGGTCAACAGCGACACCGCCGGTTGGACCGGCGAGGCTGCGGATGCTTACCGGGCGCGCAGCGAGGACACGGCGAAGCTCATCGAGGCCGCCCAGAATGCAGCCGAAGGCGCCTCGGGCGGGATCAGCACCGCGGGCGAGGTCGTCGCGACGGTTCGAACCCTCGTCCGCGACATCATCGCTGAACTCGTCGGCCGCCTGATCTCGTGGGCGCTGCAGGTCCTGGCCACGCTGGGCATCGCGATGGCCTGGGTGGTGCCGCAGGTGGTCACGACGGTGGCGAAGACCGTGGCCAAGATCGCCGATATCACCACCAAGCTGATCAAGGCGATGAAGGCGCTGTCGCCGTTGCTGAAGAAGCTCGGCACTTCCTTTGGCGACGCCAAGAAAGCCCTGAACAAGATCAAGTCCAATGACGGGAAGGCCGACGGCCCGAATAGCCCGGCCCCGACCAAGCCGTCGTCCGCCGACGGTCCGAGGCCGAAGTCCCCGGACAACGGTCCGGCCTCGACCAAGCCGTCGTCCGACGACGGTTCGACGTCGAAGCCCACGCCCGACAGCGGTCCGGCGCCGACCAAGCCATCCAGCGCCGGACCGGGCAGCAGCGCGCCCGATACGCCGACGAAGCCGAGCGATTCCAATGGCGGCAGCTCCCCGACGATGCCGTCGAACAGCAAGCCGAACGGCTCCAGCAACAAGCCGGGCAATCCCAGGGACCGTTCGATTCTGGGGGAGGACATCTGCACCGGCGGTTCCGAACCGGTCGACCTGGCCACCGGTCACGTGGTGATGACCGAGATCGACCTGGAAATCCAAGGCCCGCTGAGTCTGGTGCTGAAGCGGATGTACATCTCGTCGTACCGCGCGGGGCGGTGGTTCGGTCCGTCGTGGACCTCGACGCTGGACCAGCGGTTGGAGGTCGACTCGGAGAACGTCTGCTACTTCTCCCCGGACGGCATGATCCTGGTCTACCCACTGCCGGCAGCGGATTCCGAGGTGCTGCCGATCGAAGGACCGCGGTGGCCGTTGAGCGTGCGGGACGGCGGCGGTTACAGCCTGGAGAAGCCGCAGCAGGAGGAGATCCTGCACTTCGGTCCGCTGGGCGAGCGCGACCGGGTCCTGCCGTTGCTGGCGGTCGAGGACGCCGGCGGTCGCCGGATCGACATTGAGCACCACCGGTTCGGGCCGCCCAAGGCGATTCGGCATTCCGACGGGTACCGGGTGGAGATCGACAGCGCTCGGGAACGGGTCACGGCCGTTCGCGTGGTCGACCCCGAAAACGATCTCAACGTGCTGGTCATGCGGTACGGCTATGACGACCGGGGACGCCTGAGCGAGGTGGTCAACTCCTCGGGCAAGGCGCTGTTGTTCCAGTACGACAGCGCGGGCAGGCTGACGGAGTGGCAGGACCGCAACGGGTTCTGGTTCCGCTACATCTACGACGAGCACGGCCGCTGCGTCCGGACGGTGGGCGACAAGGGCTTCTTCGACTCCACCTTCGCCTACGACGGGTCGATCACCCGGTACACCGATTCCCTGGGCGGTATCAAAGAGTTCGAGTTCAACGACGCGAAGCAGCTCGTGCGGGAGTCCGATGCGCTCGGCAACACCACGCTGTCGACGTGGGATCGCTACGACCGGTTGCTCTACCGGACCGATCCGCTGGGCCGGACCACGTACTACCAGTACGACAGCCTGGGCAAGCCGAGGTGGATCGCGCGCCCGGACGGAAGCATCGTCCGGCTGTACCTCGCCGACGACGGCACCGTCGAATCGATCGAGGTGAAGGGTGGTGAACGCGCCTGGACCCGTGCCTACGACGACGAGGCGTTGGACCCGTTCAGCGGAAAGGTGGGCGTAGCACCGCAACTCAGCGTCGAAAGCATCCGATCCGGGCGTGCCGAGACCACCGAACCGGAACTCAACGAGCCCGACCCCCGGCTGCTGGACCTGTTCGGACGCCCCCGGGAGACGACGACGCCGGCTGGCGGGCGGATCCAGCTCGGCTGGACCGTGGAAGGCCGTCGTTCCTGGCGCGTCGACTCGCTGGGCAACAGGGTGCAGTGGGGCTACGACCCCGAGGGCAACCAGATCGCGCAGACCGACGAGATGGGCGGAGTGACCGCCACCGAGTACGGCCCGTTCGAGGTCGAGCTAGCCAGCCTCGACCAGACCGGGGCACGCACCACGCGAACCTACGACACCGAGCGGAGGCTGACCTCCGTCACGAATCCGCAGGGCCAGACCTGGCGCTACGTCTACGACCTCGCGGGCAGGGTGATCGAGGAACACGATTTCGACGGCCGGGTGCTGCGCTACGTCTACGACCTGGCGGGACAGCTCGTGCGCTCGGTCAACGGTGCGGGCGAGGAGACCGAATACGTCTACGACGCGCTCGGCAACCTGATCGAGTGGCGGGCTCCCTCGGGCGTCACCGAGTACGCCTTTTCACCCGTCGGCCACCTGATCCGGGCGACCAACGACGACGCCGTCCTCGAGTTCGAGCGGGACGACCAGGGGCGGATCACCGCGGAGACCATCAACGGCCGGTCGGTCACGTTCGACTACGACAGCCAACACGGCGTGATCCGGCGGCAGACGCCGTCCGGGGTGGCCAGTGCCTGGAACTACGACGCCGCGGGCCGGCCGACCGGCCTGTCCTTCGCCGGGCATTCGCTGAACTTCGGCTACGACGCCGCCGGTCAGCAGATCAACCGTTCGGTCGACGGCGCGGTGACCCTGGTGCAGTCGTACGACGGCGAGCAGCGGCTCACCTCGCAGGTGGTTGCGGGACGCTCGGGCCAGCACGTGCTGCGGCGACGGTTCCTCTACCGACCCGACGGCAAGCTGATCGGTACCGACGACGGGCTCTCCGGGAGCATTCGCTACCAGATCGACCCGTCCGGCCGGGTGGTCGAAGTCATCGCACCGGACCGGCGGGAGAGCTACCGGTACGACGGTTCGGGGAACGTCGTCGCGTCGAACGGCCTCAACGATGCTGAGACCGGTCCGCGGCGCTATGCGGGCAACAGCCTGATCGCCGCGGGGGCGGTCACCTTCCAGCACGACGCGCAGGGCAGGCTGGTCCTCCGCGCCGACAACGCTGGCCGGAATTGGCGCTATGCGTGGGATTCCTACGACCGGCTGGTCGCTGTGACGACCTCGGAGGGCGTCGTCTGGCGGTACCGGTACGACCCGGTCGGCCGGCGGATCGCCAAGCAGCGACTCACTCCCGACATGTCAGCGGTGGCCGAGCAGACCGACTTCACCTGGGACGGCGGGACGCTGATCGAGCAGGTGCACACCGATGCCAACGGCCGCCGCACGGTGACGACCTGGGCGCATCATCCGGACGATGACGCACCCGTCGCCCAGCTCGAGCGCGGCGCGGGTGCGCCGGAGCGGTTCCACTCGGTCATCACCGACCCGGTGGGAACGACGACCGATCTGGTCGATCCCAGCGGAATCCTCACCTGGCACGGCCGAAACAGCCTGTGGGGCAGGGAACTGCCCGCGCAGCCGACCGCCGCCAGCACGCCGCTGCGGTTCCCCGGCCAGTACGCCGACCTCGAAACCGGTCTGAACTACAACGTCTACCGCTACTACAACCCGGCCACCGGTCGTTACCTCAGCCAGGACCCGCTGGGACTCGCCCCGGCCCCGAACCCCGTCGCCTACGTCAGCAACCCGCACAGCGCCAAGGACCCGCTGGGGCTGATGCCGAAGAAGGGCGGCGGGAAGAACACGCAGGGCCAGCAGGGGCAGGCGGCCACCTCGGGGTCGAAGGACAAGACCGGGCGCAAGCACGGGGCCCCGAACACGCCGGAGACCGGGAACAACGGGCAAGGGCCTTCGAACCAGGGCGGCAGCAACACGGACCCGCCGGAGACCAAGGCGCTCGAGCAGAAGCCCGTGGGGACGTACGACGTGAACGGCAAGAAGTACAACGTCGAGGTCGAAGCCCACCAGAACAAGCACCAGAGAACGAACATCACCGGGATGGACAACACGAACGTCAAGTCATCGGGTGCCAACAAGTTCCCGGAGAACATCGGCGATCAGGCGCACAAGGACTACTTCGGCAAGAACGCCGCGGAGATCGCGGACCTCAAACGCCAGGAGAAGTTGCAGGCCTACAAGGACGGGGGCACCGACGACGCTCGCTTCGAGGCGAAGCGGGAGCGGGATCAGGCCTGGCACGACCTCCGGTCGGGCGAGAAGTCCTACGCCGAGTACAAGGCTGCGAACGACCGCTACCAGGATGCCGCGAGGAAGGACGAGGCGGCGTACAAGGATCTTGATAAAATCAGCCACGACGGCTTCAGGCGCCCGGACGGATCGATCTACGAGGGCGCCAATCCGGCGCAGAGCGTCGATGGTGTCCGCTACCAGGTGTCGGGCGACTTCAGCGGCGGTTCCAACGACGTGAGCTACCACTGCTACCCGGGCACCAAAAAGCAGTCGGTTTGGGACAACCAGTATGGCGACATGTTCAAGAAGTTCTAG
- a CDS encoding ROK family transcriptional regulator: protein MAKASWQGTNLPRVGGFNRAVVLDAIRQQGEVSRVELAQRTGLTAQTMSNIVRALIDDGLVTENGHAPSTGGKRRVLLKVVPDAYSAVGLHLDPERITGVLLDMAGGVRMRSRRRVPADASPAAVGAALARTFHQLVRRSGIADGRVLGVGLAVPGPLDAANRRVLAPPNLAGWAEVPLADIVEERAGQPVVMDNDATAAAIGERWAGRADRAGSFVYVYLGSGVGIGVVLDDQVHRGISNNAGEIGHVHSGGGRECHCGRRGCLEAYCSMRAIVADWRAASRAEPDGEPAAAAYERLCRLAAEGDTTAGRVLRVAATRLGQALASVVSVLDVDRVVLGGPALRHVAELVRTRVAKVVEAQVWAPEVRPVRVETALIGEDAGAVGAASLVLDHAYSPRLATLLGS from the coding sequence ATGGCGAAAGCGTCCTGGCAGGGCACGAATCTGCCGCGGGTGGGCGGATTCAACCGCGCGGTGGTGCTCGACGCGATCCGCCAGCAAGGTGAAGTCAGCCGCGTCGAACTAGCGCAGCGCACCGGGCTGACCGCGCAGACGATGTCCAACATCGTGCGCGCGCTGATCGACGACGGGCTGGTCACCGAGAACGGGCATGCGCCATCCACCGGCGGCAAGCGCCGGGTGCTGCTGAAGGTGGTGCCGGACGCGTACTCGGCGGTGGGCCTGCACCTCGATCCGGAACGGATCACCGGTGTCCTGCTGGACATGGCCGGCGGGGTGCGGATGCGCAGCCGCCGCCGCGTGCCCGCCGACGCCTCGCCCGCGGCGGTCGGGGCCGCACTGGCCCGCACCTTCCACCAGCTGGTGCGGCGTTCCGGCATCGCCGACGGCCGGGTGCTCGGCGTCGGGCTCGCGGTGCCCGGCCCGCTGGACGCGGCGAACCGCCGGGTGCTGGCGCCACCGAACCTGGCCGGCTGGGCGGAGGTTCCGCTGGCCGACATCGTCGAGGAGCGCGCCGGGCAGCCGGTGGTGATGGACAACGACGCGACGGCGGCGGCGATCGGCGAGCGGTGGGCCGGGCGGGCGGACCGCGCTGGGTCGTTCGTGTACGTCTACCTGGGTTCCGGGGTGGGCATCGGCGTGGTGCTGGACGATCAGGTGCATCGCGGGATCAGCAACAACGCCGGCGAGATCGGCCACGTGCACAGCGGCGGCGGGCGCGAATGCCATTGCGGCAGAAGAGGATGCCTGGAGGCGTACTGCTCGATGCGCGCGATCGTCGCCGACTGGCGGGCTGCGAGCCGGGCGGAGCCCGACGGGGAACCGGCCGCGGCGGCGTACGAGCGGCTGTGCCGACTGGCGGCGGAGGGCGATACCACGGCCGGTCGGGTGCTGCGCGTGGCGGCGACCCGGTTGGGCCAGGCGTTGGCGTCGGTGGTGAGCGTGTTGGACGTCGACCGCGTGGTGCTCGGCGGACCCGCGCTGCGGCACGTGGCGGAGCTGGTGCGGACGCGGGTGGCGAAGGTCGTCGAGGCGCAGGTGTGGGCGCCGGAGGTGCGCCCGGTGCGGGTGGAGACTGCGCTGATCGGCGAGGACGCCGGAGCGGTAGGCGCGGCCTCGCTGGTGTTGGACCACGCCTACTCGCCCCGCCTGGCCACCCTCCTCGGCTCCTGA